The proteins below come from a single Clarias gariepinus isolate MV-2021 ecotype Netherlands chromosome 17, CGAR_prim_01v2, whole genome shotgun sequence genomic window:
- the slc7a1a gene encoding high affinity cationic amino acid transporter 1 isoform X2, with amino-acid sequence MALQRLLSFGKQLLRVKVVNCSLEDSRLSRCLNTFDLVALGVGSTLGAGVYVLAGAVARENAGPAIVLSFLIAAMASVLAGLCYAEFGARVPKTGSAYLYSYVTVGELWAFITGWNLILSYIIGTASVARAWSSTFDELIGKHIEMFCRQYMSMKLPGVLADYPDMFAVAIILCLSGLLAFGVKESAMVNKVFTCINILVLLFMVVSGLVKGTMKNWQLNPDEILDATNSSGLNTTEEKEFAKSLGMGGFMPFGFTGVLSGAATCFYAFVGFDCIATTGEEVKNPQRAIPIGIVSSLLICFVAYFGVSAALTMMMPYYLLDRKSPIPVAFKYVGWEGATYAVAVGSLCALSTSLLGSMFPLPRIIYAMSRDGLLFSFLAHVSKRKTPIIATMAAGVLSAVMAFLFDLKDLVDLMSIGTLLAYTLVAACVLVLRYQPDHHTQGYQMASSHEELEMRESFSTTSMGILPGIEERFSFKTMLFPDNTEPSGLSGSAVNVCASLLGFLILVFSVVAVQGGATSWSIATLCVIALVCLLLTLIIWRQPESKSKLSFKVPLLPFLPVVSMFVNVYLMMQLDRGTWIRFAIWMFIGLIIYFGYGIWHSSEGALTHSSPDEVSDECKSTGTHEDVMSPEKEAFLNNRQEDGDEENGEL; translated from the exons ATGGCTTTGCAGAGGCTTCTGAGTTTTGGCAAGCAGCTGTTGCGCGTGAAAGTGGTGAATTGCAGCTTGGAAGACTCTCGTCTCTCTCGATGTCTGAACACGTTTGACCTAGTGGCTCTGGGAGTGGGCAGCACTCTGGGAGCTGGGGTGTACGTCCTGGCTGGCGCAGTGGCACGCGAGAATGCGGGGCCTGCCATAGTGCTGTCTTTCCTTATTGCTGCTATGGCATCGGTGCTGGCTGGCCTTTGCTATGCTGAGTTCGGGGCACGAGTACCCAAGACAGGCTCAGCGTATCTGTACAGCTATGTGACAGTGGGGGAGCTCTGGGCCTTCATCACTGGCTGGAACCTGATCCTTTCTTATATCATAG GCACCGCCAGCGTAGCTCGTGCATGGAGCTCTACGTTCGATGAGCTGATCGGCAAACATATTGAGATGTTTTGTCGACAGTACATGAGCATGAAGTTGCCAGGTGTGTTGGCTGATTATCCGGATATGTTTGCGGTGGCCATTATTCTGTGTCTTTCAG GCTTGTTGGCCTTTGGAGTGAAAGAGTCAGCCATGGTTAATAAGGTTTTCACCTGCATCAATATTCTGGTGCTGTTGTTCATGGTGGTATCAGGTCTGGTCAAAGGCACGATGAAGAACTGGCAGCTGAATCCTGATGAGATTCTTGATGCCACCAATTCCTCAGGACTCAA TACAACAGAGGAGAAGGAATTTGCCAAGAGCTTGGGAATGGGTGGATTTATGCCATTTGGCTTCACTGGAGTTCTCTCTGGAGCTGCAACTTGCTTCTATGCATTCGTTGGGTTCGACTGCATTGCCACAACAG GTGAGGAGGTGAAGAATCCTCAGAGGGCCATCCCCATCGGCATCGTCTCCTCTCTGCTCATCTGTTTTGTTGCCTACTTTGGTGTGTCAGCTGCTCTTACTATGATGATGCCATACTACCTGCTGGATAGGAAAAGCCCAATTCCTGTGGCCTTTAAATATGTAGGCTGGGAGGGAGCCACCTACGCAGTGGCTGTAGGCTCTCTGTGTGCCCTCTCTACCAG TCTCCTGGGTTCTATGTTTCCTCTACCTCGTATTATCTATGCCATGTCCCGAGATGGTCTCCTCTTCTCTTTTCTGGCACATGTGAGCAAGAGGAAGACACCCATCATTGCCACGATGGCTGCCGGGGTATTGTCCG CTGTCATGGCATTTTTGTTTGATCTCAAGGATCTGGTTGATCTTATGTCTATCGGCACACTCCTGGCTTACACTTTGGTTGCTGCATGTGTGCTAGTGCTCAG GTATCAACCAGATCACCATACTCAGGGCTACCAGATGGCAAGCTCACACGAGGAGCTGGAGATGAGAGAATCCTTTAGTACTACGAGTATGGGCATTTTGCCTGGCATAGAGgagcgcttcagtttcaaaacAATGCTTTTCCCTGACAACACAGAGCCGTCTGGTCTTTCTGGTTCTGCCGTCAATGTCTGTGCAAGCTTGCTTG GTTTCCTGATCCTGGTTTTTTCAGTCGTGGCTGTGCAGGGTGGTGCTACCAGCTGGAGCATAGCAACCCTCTGTGTGATTGCCTTGGTATGTCTTCTTCTCACACTTATCATCTGGAGGCAGCCAGAGAGCAAAAGCAAGCTCTCATTTAAG GTCCCTCTGTTGCCCTTCCTCCCTGTGGTAAGCATGTTTGTTAATGTGTATCTGATGATGCAGCTGGACAGAGGGACCTGGATACGATTTGCCATATGGATGTTTATCG GCCTTATTATATACTTTGGCTATGGAATATGGCACAGCTCAGAAGGTGCCCTGACTCATTCCAGTCCAGATGAAGTGTCTGATGAGTGTAAATCCACCGGTACTCACGAGGATGTCATGTCCCCTGAGAAAGAGGCCTTCCTCAACAACAGACAAGAGGATGGGGATGAAGAAAATGGTGAGCTCTGA
- the slc7a1a gene encoding high affinity cationic amino acid transporter 1 isoform X1, translating to MALQRLLSFGKQLLRVKVVNCSLEDSRLSRCLNTFDLVALGVGSTLGAGVYVLAGAVARENAGPAIVLSFLIAAMASVLAGLCYAEFGARVPKTGSAYLYSYVTVGELWAFITGWNLILSYIIGTASVARAWSSTFDELIGKHIEMFCRQYMSMKLPGVLADYPDMFAVAIILCLSGLLAFGVKESAMVNKVFTCINILVLLFMVVSGLVKGTMKNWQLNPDEILDATNSSGLNTTEEKEFAKSLGMGGFMPFGFTGVLSGAATCFYAFVGFDCIATTGEEVKNPQRAIPIGIVSSLLICFVAYFGVSAALTMMMPYYLLDRKSPIPVAFKYVGWEGATYAVAVGSLCALSTSLIGTMFPMPRVLWTMAGDGLIFKYMAEINPKTKTPLPATLTSGFVAAVMAFLFDLKDLVDLMSIGTLLAYTLVAACVLVLRYQPDHHTQGYQMASSHEELEMRESFSTTSMGILPGIEERFSFKTMLFPDNTEPSGLSGSAVNVCASLLGFLILVFSVVAVQGGATSWSIATLCVIALVCLLLTLIIWRQPESKSKLSFKVPLLPFLPVVSMFVNVYLMMQLDRGTWIRFAIWMFIGLIIYFGYGIWHSSEGALTHSSPDEVSDECKSTGTHEDVMSPEKEAFLNNRQEDGDEENGEL from the exons ATGGCTTTGCAGAGGCTTCTGAGTTTTGGCAAGCAGCTGTTGCGCGTGAAAGTGGTGAATTGCAGCTTGGAAGACTCTCGTCTCTCTCGATGTCTGAACACGTTTGACCTAGTGGCTCTGGGAGTGGGCAGCACTCTGGGAGCTGGGGTGTACGTCCTGGCTGGCGCAGTGGCACGCGAGAATGCGGGGCCTGCCATAGTGCTGTCTTTCCTTATTGCTGCTATGGCATCGGTGCTGGCTGGCCTTTGCTATGCTGAGTTCGGGGCACGAGTACCCAAGACAGGCTCAGCGTATCTGTACAGCTATGTGACAGTGGGGGAGCTCTGGGCCTTCATCACTGGCTGGAACCTGATCCTTTCTTATATCATAG GCACCGCCAGCGTAGCTCGTGCATGGAGCTCTACGTTCGATGAGCTGATCGGCAAACATATTGAGATGTTTTGTCGACAGTACATGAGCATGAAGTTGCCAGGTGTGTTGGCTGATTATCCGGATATGTTTGCGGTGGCCATTATTCTGTGTCTTTCAG GCTTGTTGGCCTTTGGAGTGAAAGAGTCAGCCATGGTTAATAAGGTTTTCACCTGCATCAATATTCTGGTGCTGTTGTTCATGGTGGTATCAGGTCTGGTCAAAGGCACGATGAAGAACTGGCAGCTGAATCCTGATGAGATTCTTGATGCCACCAATTCCTCAGGACTCAA TACAACAGAGGAGAAGGAATTTGCCAAGAGCTTGGGAATGGGTGGATTTATGCCATTTGGCTTCACTGGAGTTCTCTCTGGAGCTGCAACTTGCTTCTATGCATTCGTTGGGTTCGACTGCATTGCCACAACAG GTGAGGAGGTGAAGAATCCTCAGAGGGCCATCCCCATCGGCATCGTCTCCTCTCTGCTCATCTGTTTTGTTGCCTACTTTGGTGTGTCAGCTGCTCTTACTATGATGATGCCATACTACCTGCTGGATAGGAAAAGCCCAATTCCTGTGGCCTTTAAATATGTAGGCTGGGAGGGAGCCACCTACGCAGTGGCTGTAGGCTCTCTGTGTGCCCTCTCTACCAG CCTCATCGGTACCATGTTCCCAATGCCACGGGTTTTGTGGACGATGGCAGGTGATGGGCTGATCTTCAAATACATGGCAGAAATCAACCCGAAAACAAAAACCCCCTTGCCTGCTACTCTAACATCTGGCTTTGTGGCAG CTGTCATGGCATTTTTGTTTGATCTCAAGGATCTGGTTGATCTTATGTCTATCGGCACACTCCTGGCTTACACTTTGGTTGCTGCATGTGTGCTAGTGCTCAG GTATCAACCAGATCACCATACTCAGGGCTACCAGATGGCAAGCTCACACGAGGAGCTGGAGATGAGAGAATCCTTTAGTACTACGAGTATGGGCATTTTGCCTGGCATAGAGgagcgcttcagtttcaaaacAATGCTTTTCCCTGACAACACAGAGCCGTCTGGTCTTTCTGGTTCTGCCGTCAATGTCTGTGCAAGCTTGCTTG GTTTCCTGATCCTGGTTTTTTCAGTCGTGGCTGTGCAGGGTGGTGCTACCAGCTGGAGCATAGCAACCCTCTGTGTGATTGCCTTGGTATGTCTTCTTCTCACACTTATCATCTGGAGGCAGCCAGAGAGCAAAAGCAAGCTCTCATTTAAG GTCCCTCTGTTGCCCTTCCTCCCTGTGGTAAGCATGTTTGTTAATGTGTATCTGATGATGCAGCTGGACAGAGGGACCTGGATACGATTTGCCATATGGATGTTTATCG GCCTTATTATATACTTTGGCTATGGAATATGGCACAGCTCAGAAGGTGCCCTGACTCATTCCAGTCCAGATGAAGTGTCTGATGAGTGTAAATCCACCGGTACTCACGAGGATGTCATGTCCCCTGAGAAAGAGGCCTTCCTCAACAACAGACAAGAGGATGGGGATGAAGAAAATGGTGAGCTCTGA